Genomic window (Candidatus Hydrogenedentota bacterium):
CTCGCAGGTCGCGGGCGGCGTGGTGCTGCTCGGCGATTCGATTTATTCCGGCAGCCGCAGCGGCATGTTCGTGCACATGAATGCGCAAACCGGCGAAATGGTGTGGACGAACAAGGACTGCCAAGGCGAGTCATACTCGACGCCGGCCATTGACGCGACTACGATCGTCTATGGCGCAAACGACGGCGTGCTCTATGCGCTCGATCGCGCGGCGGGCGCCTTGAAGTGGAAGCAAGACCTCGACGACACGCCGAACTCGCCAATCATCGCGCGCGACAAGGTCGTCGTCACCGCGGGTGGCGAACTGTATTTGCTTCGACTCGAGGACGGCGCGAAACTATGGTCGTTCTCCGTCAGCGATTTCGTCGTTTCGCCGTCTATAGCGGGCGAACTGGTCCTCGTCGGTTCTGACGACGGAAGCCTTACCGCTTTCGCCGGAAAGGAGGCCGCATAGCCGTGCCGGATGCCATACTGACGCTGAAAGGCGTATCGAAAGAATATCCCGATTCGCCGCAACCCCTGCGCGTGCTGTCCGGCGTTGACCTCGAACTGATGCGTGGTGAGAGTGTCGCAATTGTAGGTCCGTCCGGGTGCGGCAAGAGCACGTTGTTGAATCTGATCGGCACGTTGGACCGCCCGACCTCCGGGACGATTTCGATCAAGGGCCGCGACCTCGCCGGTCTATCCGAGGCGGAACTCGCAGCGTTGCGCAACACGGAGATCGGTTTCGTATTTCAACTGCACCACCTGCTCCCGCAATGCACCGTGCTCGAGAATGCGCTGGTGCCCACACTCGTTAACGCGAATTCGAGTTCGTGCGTCGAGCGCGCGCAACGGCTGCTGGAACGCGTCGGCCTCCTGCAACGCGCGCACCAACTGCCCGGAAAACTTTCCGGCGGAGAGCGCCAGCGCGCGGCAGTCGTGCGCGCGCTAATTAATAAGCCCAGCCTGTTGCTCGCGGACGAACCGACCGGTTCGCTCAATCAGCACGGCGCCGAGCAGCTTGCGCAGCTCCTGCTGGAATTGAACCGCGAAGAACAAATGACGCTAATCGTCGTCACACATTCCGAAGAAGTCGCCCATATGATGGGCCGCGTGTTCGAACTGCGGGAGGGCGCTCTCCACGAACGGGCGGCGCGCCATGTCTAGCTTCGCGCTCGTTCTCAAGAGCCTCGTTCATTATCGCCGTGCGCACCTCGGACTGATGATCGGCACCGCGCTTGCCGCGGCGATCGTGACCGGCGCGCTCGCCGTCGGCGATTCCGTGAATCATACGCTGCGCACCTACGCTTTACAGCGGCTGGGCAACGCGGAAGCCGCCGTCGTGTCGGCGGATCGCCTTTTCTCGAACGAGCTCGTTACGGCGTTGCGCGAAAAAGTGAGCGCGCCTATTGCCTCTGCATTCGTCCTGCAAGGCATGGCCATCTACCAGGACGCATCGTCCGGCCATCGCGCACAGGCGAACAACGTGCAGGCCATTGGTGTCGATGCTGAGCTTTGGAGACTCGTGGACACACCCCCGATCGCCCCGGGCCGCCGCGAAGCCGTGCTCAATTCGCACCTCGCTGAATCGCTCGGCGCGAAGCCCGGCGACACCGTGGCGCTGCGCATTCCGAAGCCGGGCCTCCTCTCGCGTGACGCGCCGCTTTCCTCGCGTGAGGAAGAAGCCTCCATCCGGGCGAACTTCACCGTCAAGACCATCGCGACGGACGCGCAGTTCGGGAGGTTCAGCCTGTCCGCGAGCCAATTCCCGCCGTCGAATTTTTTCGTGAATATCGCGGACCTGCAACAACTTGCCGAAAACGAGGGGAAAGCGAACCTGATACTCGCGGGGCGAGGCGCGACGCTCGACGCGATAGACGACGCGCTCGCGAAATCGTGGAAGCCGGAGTTTTCGGGGCTGCGCGCAACGGTGCGCGGCGGCGTCGTGCAACTGGAGTCAGACCGCATATTCTTTGACGCGGCCACTGAACGTGCCGCACTCGAGATTCCCGGCGGGCAAGGCGCGTTGACATACCTCGTAAACTCGATCGGCGAAGGCGCGCGATCGACGCCGTACTCGTTCATGACCGCGGGCGGCCCGCTGACTGCGGACCTGCGCGACGACGAAATCGTCGTCAACC
Coding sequences:
- a CDS encoding ABC transporter ATP-binding protein, which codes for MTLKGVSKEYPDSPQPLRVLSGVDLELMRGESVAIVGPSGCGKSTLLNLIGTLDRPTSGTISIKGRDLAGLSEAELAALRNTEIGFVFQLHHLLPQCTVLENALVPTLVNANSSSCVERAQRLLERVGLLQRAHQLPGKLSGGERQRAAVVRALINKPSLLLADEPTGSLNQHGAEQLAQLLLELNREEQMTLIVVTHSEEVAHMMGRVFELREGALHERAARHV